The uncultured Roseibium sp. genome contains a region encoding:
- a CDS encoding CTP synthase — translation MARYIFITGGVVSSLGKGLASAALGALLQARGYKVRLRKLDPYLNVDPGTMSPYQHGECFVTDDGAETDLDLGHYERFTGRPANQRDNITTGRIYQDIIAKERRGDYLGGTVQVIPHVTDAIKNFVRDGNDDYDFVLVEIGGTVGDIEGLPFFEAIRQLGNDLPRGDAVYVHLTLMPFIASAGEMKTKPTQHSVKELRSIGIQPDILMIRCDRPIPDNEKRKLSLFCNVRESAVIPAYDVKSIYDVPIAYHKEGLDDEVLAAFGIKGAPAPVLDRWEGISSRVANPEGEVTIAIVGKYTVLKDAYKSLIEALVHGGIANQVKVNIEWIESETFEKEDPGPYLEGVHGILVPGGFGERGSEGKIAAAAFARTRKVPYFGICFGMQMAVIEAARDLAGIKEASSTEFGPSKEPVVGLMTEWTKGNKREVRGQDDDMGGTMRLGAYPAALKPGSRIAEIYGTTSISERHRHRYEVNIGYREQLESCGLIFAGTSPDGVLPETVEIADHPWFIGVQYHPELKSRPFEPHPLFASFIEAAIHQSRLV, via the coding sequence ATGGCGCGATACATTTTCATCACCGGCGGCGTGGTTTCCTCGCTTGGTAAAGGTCTGGCATCCGCGGCTCTTGGAGCATTGCTCCAGGCGCGCGGATATAAGGTTCGGCTGCGCAAGCTCGATCCCTATCTGAACGTCGATCCGGGCACCATGAGCCCGTATCAGCACGGCGAATGCTTTGTGACGGACGACGGGGCTGAGACAGACCTCGATCTCGGCCACTACGAGCGGTTCACCGGTCGCCCCGCGAACCAGCGGGACAACATCACCACCGGCAGGATCTATCAGGACATCATCGCCAAGGAGCGGCGTGGGGATTATCTGGGCGGCACCGTCCAGGTGATTCCCCATGTCACCGATGCGATCAAGAATTTCGTCCGCGACGGAAATGACGACTACGACTTCGTGCTTGTCGAAATCGGCGGTACGGTCGGCGATATCGAGGGGCTGCCCTTCTTCGAGGCGATCCGTCAGCTCGGTAATGATCTGCCGCGTGGCGATGCGGTCTATGTGCATCTGACGCTGATGCCGTTCATCGCAAGTGCCGGTGAGATGAAGACCAAGCCGACCCAGCACTCGGTCAAGGAACTGCGGTCTATCGGTATCCAGCCCGATATCCTGATGATCCGCTGCGACCGGCCGATTCCCGACAATGAAAAGCGCAAGCTTTCCCTGTTCTGTAACGTCCGGGAATCCGCGGTCATTCCGGCTTATGACGTCAAGTCGATCTACGACGTGCCGATTGCCTATCACAAGGAAGGCCTCGACGACGAAGTGCTGGCAGCCTTTGGCATCAAGGGTGCACCGGCGCCGGTGCTCGACCGCTGGGAAGGGATATCGAGCCGCGTCGCAAATCCGGAAGGCGAGGTCACGATTGCCATCGTCGGCAAATACACGGTTCTGAAGGACGCCTACAAATCCCTGATCGAGGCGCTGGTCCACGGTGGCATTGCCAATCAGGTCAAGGTCAACATCGAGTGGATCGAGTCGGAAACCTTCGAAAAGGAGGATCCAGGCCCGTATCTCGAAGGCGTTCACGGCATTCTTGTTCCCGGCGGCTTCGGGGAACGTGGGTCGGAAGGCAAGATCGCTGCGGCCGCATTCGCCCGCACCCGCAAAGTTCCCTATTTCGGTATCTGTTTCGGTATGCAGATGGCGGTGATCGAGGCCGCGCGCGATCTCGCCGGCATCAAGGAGGCGAGTTCCACTGAATTCGGTCCGTCGAAGGAACCGGTTGTCGGCCTGATGACCGAATGGACCAAGGGCAACAAGCGCGAAGTGCGCGGCCAGGATGACGACATGGGCGGCACCATGCGCCTCGGCGCCTATCCTGCGGCCCTGAAGCCCGGATCCCGGATTGCCGAGATTTACGGGACGACGTCGATTTCAGAACGCCATCGCCATCGTTACGAGGTCAACATCGGCTATCGCGAGCAGTTGGAATCCTGCGGCCTGATTTTCGCAGGAACCTCGCCGGACGGTGTGCTGCCTGAAACTGTCGAAATCGCGGATCATCCCTGGTTCATCGGAGTGCAGTATCATCCGGAATTGAAGTCCCGGCCATTCGAACCGCATCCGCTGTTTGCGTCCTTCATAGAAGCCGCCATACACCAGAGCCGTCTGGTCTAA
- the secG gene encoding preprotein translocase subunit SecG: METVVIVIHLMVVLALVLLVLLQRSEGGALGMGGGGGGGLMSSRGTANVLTRATAILAVVFFATSIGLSLIAEMKDRPGAILDAAPVATPSAPATGEGGSGVLDSLKQEENQQQQPAGPQVPTAQ; encoded by the coding sequence ATGGAAACCGTAGTCATCGTCATACACTTGATGGTCGTCCTGGCCCTGGTGCTCCTTGTCTTGTTGCAGCGCTCCGAAGGTGGCGCGCTCGGCATGGGCGGCGGCGGAGGCGGCGGCCTCATGAGCAGCCGAGGCACGGCGAACGTCCTGACCCGTGCGACCGCGATTCTCGCAGTTGTCTTCTTCGCGACCTCGATCGGTCTCAGCCTGATCGCTGAAATGAAGGATCGTCCCGGCGCGATTCTGGATGCGGCTCCTGTGGCAACGCCGTCCGCACCGGCAACCGGCGAAGGCGGAAGCGGCGTTCTTGATTCGCTCAAGCAGGAAGAAAACCAGCAGCAACAGCCTGCTGGGCCGCAGGTTCCAACCGCTCAGTAA